The Bdellovibrio sp. GT3 genome contains the following window.
GACGCCCAGTAAAACAAGCGTCACGGGTTTGCGCAGTCGCAGAGCAATGTCGTCAATAATTCCGGATTGAATTTTTTTAAGATCGAATCCGCCACCACCGCCTCCACCGCTAAATCCCATGGATTTGGAGCTAATAAACATCGCAATTAAACTGCTCAGTATCTTCATCATGAATGACTCCCGTGCTTTTGAATTTTGAGTTGTGTTATAAGTTCAAGTTTTGGACGGGGGCTTTTCCGAGGGTGCGGTGGAAAAGCCCTCGTGTTTTAATCAACGGCGTGAGCGAAGTATCGCACCTGCCACGAAGCCTACGGCGCATGCGCCAAGGACTGTGGCAGTTGGATGTTTATTCACCAACTCCGTGGATGTATCTACTGCTTGACGAGCACGGTTTTGAATTTCTTTATAACTGCTTTCCCAAAGAGAAGCCGCATCGCGAGCTGCTGATCGGGATTGTGAGTTTAATGCTGGTCCAGCCATAACTAACTCCTTTGTTAGAGGATCAGATCCTGTTTAGATTCTGATCCTCTCCAAGGGGGTTCGCCAGTGAACTTTGGCTAAAATGTTAGCGCACACGCGATCTTCGCGAAGGTGACTTCGACCTTCGGTCTTATTTATTTCTGTTTTGGTGGGAATTTGTACTTAATGCCGTAGTCTTCGCAGGTCGCCGCAAAGTTAATCATATCAAGCCATTTTTTATTTTCGAAAAGACGTTTTGAGCTGAAGCCTTCTTTTTTTAGTCCAATTTTTTTAGCTACTTTTAGGGAGGCTTTATTCGTGGGTTCGATATTAGCTTCAACGCGGTGAAGTCTTAGATCTTTGAAGGCAATTTGCAAAGCAGCGGAGCAGGCTTCTGTGGCAAAACCGTGGTTCCAATAGTTGTTGAAAATGCGGTATCCAAGAATTCCATTTTGCGAAGATGTACGATGAATGTTTCCAATAAA
Protein-coding sequences here:
- a CDS encoding GNAT family N-acetyltransferase, with amino-acid sequence MKSTTLPLFKKTKRLILRPLELHDFENWSQAYSSMLPPQNQFDETNWVDSELTKAKFKALLKKQLHGHALDRVYSFGVFLKDDGLLIGEVFIGNIHRTSSQNGILGYRIFNNYWNHGFATEACSAALQIAFKDLRLHRVEANIEPTNKASLKVAKKIGLKKEGFSSKRLFENKKWLDMINFAATCEDYGIKYKFPPKQK